A stretch of DNA from Ricinus communis isolate WT05 ecotype wild-type chromosome 4, ASM1957865v1, whole genome shotgun sequence:
TGTCAGTTGTAGAATCACATTCTCTCATGTACTCAAGATACTGAATTCACCataatttccttctttttatttatttgaataaagaaaagcaGAAAACTCCATGCCTCCTCTTCCTTCTCTTGATTTTAAAGACATCCAATATAAACTTTCCACTCAGTTGAGACCTTGGCAACGTTCTCTTCAGTTCTGGGTTCGCGCAGTTGATATCTACGCTGGCTACAAGGTTTCTTTTACATGCATATGTGGTTTctatacctttttttttttgtgtgtgtgtgtatgttCTTTTAGTGGGTCTTTAGCTGTTGGTTTGATAGATTTTGGTTACTGGGTTTTGGCTAGGTGTTTCAAGTTCGAGTGAGTTTTGTTAAGGATGTGCAAAAACAGGAGGCAATGTGGGAAATGCAGCATGAGCTTGCTGCTGACAAGATTTATGCTATGTGTTCTGATCTTGGTGGATTCTTTCTTAaggtaataaataataatcctTTTTAATTCTACTGGGTCTTTGCTTGTTTGGGCTTAACTTGAACTTCTTGCTTTGAAAAATGATCCAATTCAAGTATGATTTCATACTTTTGATCTTTCAAGTTTGTATTCAGGAGGGAAAACCTGAACCCGATTATTTAAATGGGATACGAATGTTATGATTATCTTTTATCTCAAATATTCaccttttccttttaatcTTTGTTGTTTTTCCCTTTGATCATCTGCAGCAATGATGTTTCCTATGGTTCTGTTTGAGGAAAGCTTCAACTTTTATATGATTGTATTTTGTCAATGTgctgaaattttttaacttttggaTATGTTGAATTAGGTTGCCCAAGTCATTGGGAAGCCTGACTTGGCCCCGACTGCATGGGTGAGAAGGCTCGTTACACTTTGTGATAGAGCTCCTGCAACTCCATTTAATACTGTTCAATTTGTGCTGGAGAAGGAGTTAGGTCAAAGTATTGGGGAAATGTTTGAAAGATTTGATGCAGATCCTCTTGGTTCTGCTTCAATTGCACAGGTAATATGTCTTTTCTGAATTCTCTCTTGGCTAAAACGTTGGTTTTTCTCTTAGAgcagtatttattttttgttactGAAAATGTAAATCTAGAAACTTGCTATTGATAACTGAAAGGGGCATCCCTAGTGCATGAGACTCACCACTTTATGAAGGTTCGGGACTTAGGGGAGGCTTAGTCTATAGTAACTTGTTAGATAGCTGCTACAACAAAGTTGGTTGTTTGTAAATCTATTGTATCTTGAATTTGAAGAATTAGTGattctaaaaatagataaCTCTAGAGTGGTAATGTTTTTTGTTACTTGTAGTTTCTTCCCATGTGTGAATAAGCATGCAAAATATTAAACGGAGAAACTTCACTgttcaaattcttttaagtGAATGTTGAGGAAAAGATGTTTCTACAAGATATTTTAGTAAAGCCATCGGGTGCCGTTATTGTCAAGAATAAACTGAATGAACAGAAACCATGTTAGGATTTTGGTCTTTGGGGTGGTCTTATATTAGAACAACAATAAAACTTCATTATACTGCTGCTATGAAGCCTTATGTAATGTTGTAAATGAAAAATGGCAGTCTTTCTCAATTTGTGTTGGAATTTCAAATACGAATACAAATTTACTTTTTGGAACAATGCCATGTAGAATtgacatttttttaattaaattaggtTCATCGAGCAAGATTGAAAGGTGATAAGACTGATGTTGCTGTCAAGGTAAGCATTCTTTGCTGCAATCTCTTAAACTCAAAATAGTCTTCGAGACTCTTAACTGTTATGTGTAGGTGCAACATCCCGGGGTtcaggagctgatgatgacaGACATTCGGAATTTACAAGCATTTGCTTTATACATGCAAAACACAGATATAAAGTTTGACCTGTACTCTGTGACTAAAGAAATGGAGAAACAGGTGCCTCCTATTCCTACTTAATAGTCAGAACGTGCTTATCCCTTTCTGTGCCTTATGTTTTTGGTTACTCGTTTCAATTTGTAAAGTTGACCTCTTTGTTGTTGAGATATTGAACCTAGAAGGAAAAACACCAATCAGTCCAGTGaatatttatcttaaaattgTGAGAAATTAATCAAGCATATATTGTTCAACCATCATGCCTTTTTCAAATGATGGTTCTGCATTAGGAACTAGGGACTGTGGTCTATCAGTCCCGTTCCGCAATTagtcaaatatttattaatcaaccatcatgcctttttttttttctttttttatttataatcatgGCTTTGCACTATGAAGTGGGTCTGTTGACTGTTAGTCCCCTCCGTTAGCATTTGTAAGTAGGAAGTTACTCCTAGGTGTCCTTCGTTAGCTGCATATATCAAATTCCCAAAACTTTCTCTAGGTAAACAATTACGGTGCTTCTTTTTGAATTTAGTAATAGAAATAGAAACTGTAAACAGCTTGATATTTGGTTCTTTATGCTATTGAAGATTGGATATGAATTTGACTTCGTGAGGGAGGCTAATGCTATGGAAAGAATCCGTCATTTTCTGTATGAGAATAACAAGAAAAGTCCGGTTTCAGTGCCACGAGTGCTGAAGAATATGGTTACCAGGTATGTCATGCTGCAAAAGATTCCATTCTGCAAAGATATTATGAAGATGAACTAAGAGTAGATCACTTTTATCTTATCTTTATTGGTTAAAAGTGGAAACTGCATGTTAAGCCATGAAGTTGCTATAGTGTATCTGCTGATCCAGGTCTGTCCTCTAAAATTTTGTGGCTGAATGTTTGAACTATTATAAACTTTGCAATTATTACACAACTTATATCAATGTGGGAATTATGTAGCTCAGCAATTAATGCACAATTTGCATCATTCTCTCCCCAATCCCTCAACCCGCTGCAcatttttccttctcttttcaTGAGATGGAACCAGTAAGAGCTTGTTCTTTAGTTGAAGCTGCCAAAACTGACATCACAATCTAGGTTTTAAGCAAAAACAGGGAATCTTGCttggacttatataaaatcaaatcaggTATAACGTTCAGAAACAAAATTAGGATGTAACATTGAACAATTATGAACAATGTTCATGTTGCTGAATGTAAATCAGTGAGGCTCACCATGTACTGACAAAATGATAGTCTCCATTGCTTGCCAAAAATATTAGTGAGAAAAAGAATCTACTAATGATCTTGATGCTTTATACTTGGATCCATAAAgtagtaataatattaatataaattggCATATAATATGTAGCATCTTTCTTTCCATGAGCACATGCTCTCTTTTGACCATCTATTGGCTGAATGATTATTGTAACCTCTTCAAGTCTCAATTTACAGCGGCCAACTTTACTTTCTACTACAACTAGATTAAAATTATCATCCTTCCCTTTTCTCCTAAGAACAGGAAAATGATCCTGTAACCATGTGAAGGTGTTGGTTTGCTGAACATTTCTCTGCTTCATTACTGATCCTGTAATCATTTGAAGTAATATTTGGCTGACGAGAGTCCTGTTGTGTAGGAGAGTTTTGGTGATGGAATACGTTGATGGAATCCCAATTCTGAATCTTGGTGATGAAATAGCCAAAAGAGGAATAAATCCTGGTGGTAAGATTGCAACAACAGCAAAGCAGTAAGCCCTTGCATCTTAGAGAGTATGCAGTTCTTTGTGCTCATGGGTTTTTGTTCCTAAACTTTTCTCTCCTGGATTGGAAATTTGGCTGCTTTAAATTACTTTCACTGGAGGAAAATTATGCCACCACACTGATCACTGACAAAATTTTTCCGATTTGATTCTGTTTGGGTTCTCTCTGAAAATGTCATAAGTTAAAACTGAGGAAGTGTAacactttttaaatttctgcGAGTGCAGGAACATACTTAAAAGTCTGACACTAGCATATGGACAAATGATATTGAAGAGCGGTTTCTTCCATGCAGATCCTCACCCAGGAAATATCTTAATCTGCAAAGGTTCAGAGGCAAGTCAGTGACCACATCGGTTTCATGAGattttttctagtttttttttttttcttttgtaaaatcttcttttAGTGCATGCTTGTTATTAATATGATGATGTTTATAGTTGCTCTTTCTAGTtgttattttacatatatatgatGTTATATAAATGGGAAGTAAATTAGCTGTAAGATTGTTAATCTGCATGTTTAAGTGTAGCTAAGCTTATGTTTTTCTACTTCAAGTCAGGTTGCGTTGCTAGATTATGGACAAGTGAAGGATCTCCCAGATTCATTGAGGCTTGGGTATGCTAATTTGGTAGTTGCTATGGCTGataatgaccccataaaagcaTCAGAGAGCTACAGGTACTCATTGCTCATTATAGTTTCTTTGGAGGCATGCAGTGTGTTTACTATTGGTTTATATGTAGTATAAATGGATTCTAACATTTGATAATGTATAAGAGTTGTTATTCAACGATGCTAATGCTTGAATGGCAGAacgttatattttaattgaatgaatgaataaaatgaaaaggtTCATGATGTGATTCATTCTGTCTACATGATCTATAAACTAAATATGAGAATTCAATCATCACAATTATTTTAGCATTTATTTCCTAAAACATAGTAAAAATCATTGGACTGCTTTGTGCATTTTGTTCATCTTTGCTATTTTCTGTTTTAGAGAGCTCGGCATAGGTACTCTCAGCAAATGTGAGAATGAATTGCAGGAATTGCTGAAGCTGGCACAAACTATGTTTGATACTAAACTACCCCCTGGAGTAGTGATCTTGCAGCCTTTCACAGAGGACTCTTCCATTAAAAAGATTGCTGTTGAGGTAGGCATTAGTTAATAGTTCAGTAAGTAACGGGACAGTGATCTTTGTGTCTTGTTGATAGCCGGAGAATGTTCATGTCCATAAAAGAAGTCCAATTTTATAGTTGGTCTCGGGCTTGTAGTTAAGCTACACataattctttcttcttattttttttttttcctttaatgtACTGTCTTTTGAATTATAATCCCACTGGGTGGCGCTCTGAGTAGCTTATGAACGCTGAATAATGTGTTCATCAAATACTACAAAAGATTGAGATTCAACTTTGGTTGCAATTATCAAATTTGATTGGCTAGGATGGCCAGGACTGCTGAACTTGCATGCCCCTTTGGCAAGTCTTATTCGTTTTGGACCACAGGGAACAGAAGTTTAATCTGGTTGGTCCTGGTAATCCGCCTCATGTGTGGATGTAGTGTGTTGGTGTGATAAACATTCTcgatagaaagaaagaagtcaGATAGATGGGACACCCTATGTCCATGACTGTAACTCATTTCTTCCTTGTCCATAAAGGTTTGGCTGATATTATGTTTTGGGCAAATGCAGGCTTTCCCGGAGGAACTATTTTCTGTTCTTCGTACAGTGCATCTTTTGAGAGGTCTTAGTGTTGGCCTTGGAATCAATTACTCATGTGCAGAACAGTGGAGACCCATTGCAGAAGAAGCATTATATGAAGCCGGCAGATTAAAAGGTGGCCTTCTCGTACCTCACTGCTGTGAAACTAAAACATTCGGTCATCACATAGAATTCATTCaatcaaaatattcttttgaAAAACTTTTCCATTGTCATTATTGCAGAGACAGAACTGAAGACAAGAGTCCGCAAACGCCGTTTGCTTAGAAGATTACTGCGCAAAGGGAGTGATTAGAGTAGTGAGAAGAAAGTAGGATTTGGAGAAACAATTAGCAGTAAAATAGTTTCAATTCGTTCACTAATTTTTTCCGattgtttttcttaataaacTTTGGCAATGCCTTTACCACCCCTGTATTCCAATTTTGAATGTTTCCTTCATGAGTGAGAGCGTAATtgttctaaatatttatttatgtaaacattatatttttttatgcctCAAAATTAATCCTTAAATTTCACACTTCCTTCTTGTActgtaatttctttaattttgattttggtttATCCACATTTTTAAAGgttcaatatatattattattaattacaaaaaaaatcagctaaaaataattcttaactGGTTTCTGAAGGCTAGAAATGATTctaaatactatttaaaagaaatgaattagGAATTTGGGCCACATACTATGAGTTAGGGCCCAACTTTggttcaaaataaataaagtctTGAGATTTGCAGcggaagattgaagattgaaagTGTTCCCGC
This window harbors:
- the LOC8266363 gene encoding uncharacterized protein slr0889 isoform X1, which codes for MPPLPSLDFKDIQYKLSTQLRPWQRSLQFWVRAVDIYAGYKVFQVRVSFVKDVQKQEAMWEMQHELAADKIYAMCSDLGGFFLKVAQVIGKPDLAPTAWVRRLVTLCDRAPATPFNTVQFVLEKELGQSIGEMFERFDADPLGSASIAQVHRARLKGDKTDVAVKVQHPGVQELMMTDIRNLQAFALYMQNTDIKFDLYSVTKEMEKQIGYEFDFVREANAMERIRHFLYENNKKSPVSVPRVLKNMVTRRVLVMEYVDGIPILNLGDEIAKRGINPGGKIATTAKQNILKSLTLAYGQMILKSGFFHADPHPGNILICKGSEVALLDYGQVKDLPDSLRLGYANLVVAMADNDPIKASESYRELGIGTLSKCENELQELLKLAQTMFDTKLPPGVVILQPFTEDSSIKKIAVEAFPEELFSVLRTVHLLRGLSVGLGINYSCAEQWRPIAEEALYEAGRLKETELKTRVRKRRLLRRLLRKGSD
- the LOC8266363 gene encoding uncharacterized protein slr0889 isoform X2 encodes the protein MPPLPSLDFKDIQYKLSTQLRPWQRSLQFWVRAVDIYAGYKVFQVRVSFVKDVQKQEAMWEMQHELAADKIYAMCSDLGGFFLKVAQVIGKPDLAPTAWVRRLVTLCDRAPATPFNTVQFVLEKELGQSIGEMFERFDADPLGSASIAQVHRARLKGDKTDVAVKELMMTDIRNLQAFALYMQNTDIKFDLYSVTKEMEKQIGYEFDFVREANAMERIRHFLYENNKKSPVSVPRVLKNMVTRRVLVMEYVDGIPILNLGDEIAKRGINPGGKIATTAKQNILKSLTLAYGQMILKSGFFHADPHPGNILICKGSEVALLDYGQVKDLPDSLRLGYANLVVAMADNDPIKASESYRELGIGTLSKCENELQELLKLAQTMFDTKLPPGVVILQPFTEDSSIKKIAVEAFPEELFSVLRTVHLLRGLSVGLGINYSCAEQWRPIAEEALYEAGRLKETELKTRVRKRRLLRRLLRKGSD